In one window of Streptomyces sp. FXJ1.172 DNA:
- a CDS encoding Hsp70 family protein: MAVYGIDLGTTYSCIARIDDVGRPAVLRNIEGADTTPSVVYFESAGSVVVGQSAKDATVLDPDHVVQLIKRDMGDVVPREFHGRTYTPEEISARILRKLVEDAKATGVEEVRDVVISVPAYFGLAERDATRKAGEIAGLRVLDVVAEPIAAALDYGALEGAEERGDRAVLVYDLGGGTFDTTVLTLRGRELTVLCTDGAKELGGSDFDDRIVAYLVERFRERFPDADDPLSDPQSETQLRKDAEEAKKALSFRERYTVRVMHQGRVEAVELTRGLIEELTGDLLDRTVDITRRTVELAAERGVSSFDDVLLVGGATKMPAVAAALRTQFGFEPRLHNPDLAVARGAAFYALDRAAYLVSSGELSGEQAPDVPETGLAHRPYEIATVASRGYGIRVTDIDTGREYVTHLVHANDGLPASVTDDFYTLRDGQRQVRIQVMEQAGAVESQELAHNTAVAQGTLKIPPGKPARWPFQCVFTLDTSGLLTVVATERESGEQIEISIQIGGLSQEAVDEARVAMSRQRIG, from the coding sequence ATGGCCGTGTACGGCATCGACCTTGGGACCACCTACTCGTGCATCGCACGGATCGATGACGTCGGCAGACCGGCCGTGCTGCGCAACATCGAAGGGGCGGACACCACACCGTCCGTCGTCTACTTCGAGAGCGCCGGCAGTGTCGTCGTGGGACAGAGCGCCAAGGACGCCACCGTCCTCGACCCCGACCATGTCGTACAGCTCATCAAGCGGGACATGGGCGACGTGGTGCCGCGCGAGTTCCACGGCCGCACCTACACACCCGAGGAGATCTCCGCCCGCATCCTGCGCAAACTCGTGGAGGACGCGAAGGCCACCGGTGTCGAAGAGGTGCGCGACGTCGTGATCAGCGTGCCCGCCTACTTCGGGCTCGCGGAGCGGGACGCCACCCGCAAGGCCGGCGAGATCGCCGGCCTGCGCGTCCTGGACGTGGTCGCCGAGCCCATCGCGGCCGCACTCGACTACGGGGCCCTGGAAGGGGCCGAGGAGCGCGGGGACCGGGCCGTCCTCGTGTACGACCTGGGCGGCGGCACCTTCGACACCACCGTGCTCACCCTGCGCGGACGCGAGCTGACCGTGCTGTGCACGGACGGTGCGAAGGAGCTGGGCGGCAGCGACTTCGACGACCGTATCGTGGCGTACCTGGTGGAGCGGTTCCGCGAGCGCTTCCCCGATGCCGACGACCCGCTGTCCGACCCCCAGTCCGAGACACAGCTGCGCAAGGACGCCGAGGAGGCGAAGAAGGCGCTGTCCTTCCGCGAGCGCTACACCGTCCGCGTCATGCACCAGGGCAGGGTCGAAGCGGTGGAGCTGACCCGGGGGCTGATCGAGGAGCTGACCGGCGACCTGCTCGACCGCACCGTCGACATCACCCGGCGCACCGTCGAACTGGCGGCGGAGCGCGGGGTGTCGTCCTTCGACGATGTGCTGCTCGTCGGCGGCGCCACCAAGATGCCCGCCGTCGCCGCCGCCCTGCGCACCCAGTTCGGCTTCGAGCCCAGGCTGCACAACCCCGACCTCGCGGTGGCCCGCGGCGCCGCGTTCTACGCCCTCGACCGGGCCGCGTACCTGGTCTCCAGCGGTGAACTCTCGGGCGAACAAGCGCCGGACGTACCGGAGACCGGCCTCGCCCACCGCCCCTACGAGATCGCCACCGTCGCCTCGCGCGGTTACGGCATCAGGGTCACGGACATCGACACCGGCCGGGAGTACGTGACCCACCTCGTGCACGCCAACGACGGCCTGCCGGCGTCGGTGACCGACGACTTCTACACCCTTCGCGACGGGCAACGGCAGGTCCGGATCCAGGTGATGGAACAGGCGGGCGCGGTGGAGTCGCAGGAGCTGGCACACAACACCGCCGTCGCGCAGGGGACGTTGAAGATCCCACCGGGCAAGCCCGCGCGCTGGCCCTTCCAGTGCGTGTTCACACTCGACACCTCCGGGCTCCTCACCGTCGTCGCCACGGAGCGGGAGTCCGGCGAGCAGATCGAGATCTCCATCCAGATCGGAGGCCTGTCCCAGGAGGCGGTCGACGAGGCGCGGGTCGCGATGAGCCGCCAGCGGATCGGCTGA
- a CDS encoding TRAFAC clade GTPase domain-containing protein, translating into MPWRRTWVCPHCFRSISRAQIAYVCASGGACAEDRALASADPRAGSALCGTCGRTTARLRCTACAGRLPEGYLRSPGKLVALAGPVSSGKSTYIGVLVHELLNRLGGELDAALLPCDDDTMTDYHEGYERHLYEDRHTVPKTAEHDAGRPLVHRLSRTRRGRFGRTRERVLTLVFLDTAGEHFASRDRMETQLRYFGAADAVVVLVDPQDLPGAPVKDGEGVPGRSGDVLARVLGHLGGGGKVAVPVAVALTKADLLWPHLPDNSALHRTRRPGPVFDADDRAAVHAELQALLRRWQEHQLDARLTQFCTDYQLFALSMLGTAPRQGGGLGLGGVVRPHRVEDPLMWLLHRFGALDRRRG; encoded by the coding sequence ATGCCGTGGCGCCGCACCTGGGTGTGCCCGCACTGCTTCCGGAGCATCTCCCGGGCGCAGATCGCGTACGTCTGCGCGAGCGGCGGCGCCTGCGCCGAGGACCGGGCTCTCGCGTCCGCCGACCCCCGGGCAGGTTCGGCGCTGTGCGGCACCTGTGGCCGCACCACCGCCCGGCTGCGCTGCACCGCCTGCGCGGGGCGGCTGCCGGAGGGCTATCTGCGCAGTCCCGGCAAGCTGGTCGCGCTCGCCGGACCGGTGAGTTCCGGCAAGAGCACCTACATCGGCGTCCTCGTGCACGAACTGCTGAACCGCCTCGGTGGCGAACTCGACGCCGCGCTCCTGCCCTGCGACGACGACACGATGACCGACTATCACGAAGGTTACGAACGGCACCTGTACGAGGACCGGCACACCGTCCCCAAGACCGCCGAGCACGACGCCGGCCGGCCCCTCGTGCACCGCCTCAGCCGCACCCGCCGGGGCCGCTTCGGACGCACCCGCGAGCGGGTGCTGACCCTGGTCTTCCTCGACACCGCCGGAGAGCACTTCGCCTCGCGGGACCGCATGGAGACCCAGCTGCGCTACTTCGGCGCGGCCGACGCCGTCGTCGTCCTCGTCGACCCTCAGGACCTGCCCGGGGCACCGGTGAAGGACGGCGAGGGGGTGCCGGGCCGGTCGGGTGACGTACTGGCCCGGGTGCTGGGCCACCTGGGCGGTGGCGGGAAGGTGGCCGTGCCGGTCGCGGTCGCCCTCACCAAGGCCGACCTGCTGTGGCCGCACCTGCCGGACAACTCCGCGCTGCACCGCACCCGCCGCCCCGGCCCGGTCTTCGACGCCGACGACCGGGCCGCCGTCCACGCCGAGCTGCAGGCTCTGCTGCGGCGCTGGCAGGAACACCAGCTCGACGCGCGGCTCACCCAGTTCTGCACCGACTACCAGTTGTTCGCGCTGTCCATGCTCGGTACCGCGCCCCGGCAGGGCGGCGGCCTCGGGCTCGGCGGCGTCGTGCGCCCGCACCGGGTCGAGGACCCCCTGATGTGGCTGCTGCACCGCTTCGGTGCCCTCGACCGGCGACGGGGATGA
- a CDS encoding GAP1-N2 domain-containing protein, with translation MAGQAHYTSAPPSAGAPHGGFRFTAVSPAARPALDVLRPLTGYARPPGTDRHRPFPVAFAYDRPGAAAAVLTRTVFTGHDYSGRWGNHFCHAWYAAPGELAGLRPVELWDSPDWAPAPACDEDGGLPDLTRLVPGSALGPDRAARLLAGHGVPGIRLLEALLTAALRALAGEGPAATLVCADADRVVDWIAAVSYTLPAGLAARLTFTTYTARPEDDRHHLTGTGPEAGDRVTGPVFRLDRLTAQGCPEPGAAARFLAGALANGRLEVLDAVAELWEAGPADDAGAGVRRLRAACALLAGAGDAGALGGEGSGLAGFVRGVAELRPQEAGVAPERLRDAVARHLAGGTAPLGDVRAAIAALPEPYRHAVLAGLLGALEASVELRAAVLDAQACAALATLVEEAPDLLAAGPATALYALRRAPGEPRPAALRILRLFRQGLWEETETYEALRDRMAAGEPQPQRAPWLPRRRGPAREKE, from the coding sequence ATGGCAGGACAGGCGCACTACACCTCCGCCCCGCCCTCGGCCGGCGCACCCCACGGGGGCTTCCGCTTCACCGCCGTCTCCCCGGCGGCGCGCCCCGCACTCGACGTCCTGCGCCCGCTGACGGGATACGCGCGGCCTCCTGGCACGGACCGGCACCGCCCCTTCCCCGTGGCCTTCGCCTACGACCGGCCGGGCGCCGCCGCGGCCGTGCTGACCCGCACCGTCTTCACCGGACACGACTACAGCGGCCGCTGGGGCAACCACTTCTGCCACGCCTGGTACGCCGCCCCCGGTGAACTGGCCGGTCTGCGCCCCGTGGAGCTGTGGGACAGCCCTGACTGGGCCCCGGCGCCCGCGTGCGACGAGGACGGCGGCCTGCCCGATCTGACCCGGCTCGTTCCCGGCAGCGCCCTCGGACCCGACCGTGCGGCCCGCTTGCTGGCCGGCCACGGCGTTCCCGGCATCCGCCTCCTGGAGGCCCTGCTCACCGCGGCCCTGCGGGCGCTGGCCGGCGAGGGCCCCGCCGCCACCCTGGTCTGCGCGGACGCGGACCGCGTCGTCGACTGGATAGCCGCCGTCTCCTACACCCTGCCGGCCGGCCTGGCCGCCCGGCTGACGTTCACGACGTACACCGCGCGGCCCGAGGACGACCGTCACCATCTGACCGGGACGGGGCCGGAGGCCGGGGACCGGGTGACGGGTCCGGTGTTCCGCCTCGACCGGTTGACCGCGCAGGGGTGTCCGGAGCCGGGCGCGGCGGCACGGTTCCTCGCGGGGGCGCTGGCGAACGGGCGCCTCGAGGTCCTGGACGCCGTCGCCGAACTGTGGGAAGCGGGCCCCGCGGACGACGCCGGGGCGGGCGTACGGCGGCTGCGGGCCGCGTGTGCCCTGCTCGCGGGGGCCGGCGATGCGGGGGCCCTCGGCGGGGAGGGCTCCGGGCTCGCGGGCTTCGTACGAGGCGTGGCGGAGCTGCGGCCGCAGGAGGCGGGCGTGGCACCCGAGCGCCTCAGGGACGCCGTCGCGCGTCATCTCGCCGGGGGGACGGCACCGCTCGGCGACGTACGGGCCGCGATCGCCGCGCTGCCCGAGCCGTACCGGCACGCCGTCCTCGCCGGGCTGCTCGGCGCCCTCGAAGCCTCCGTCGAACTGCGCGCCGCCGTCCTGGACGCGCAGGCGTGCGCCGCCCTGGCCACGCTCGTGGAGGAAGCCCCGGACCTGCTCGCCGCCGGCCCGGCCACCGCGCTGTACGCACTGCGCCGGGCCCCCGGGGAGCCGCGGCCGGCCGCGCTGCGGATCCTGCGGCTGTTCCGGCAGGGGCTGTGGGAGGAGACGGAGACCTACGAGGCCCTGCGCGACCGGATGGCGGCCGGCGAGCCACAGCCGCAGCGGGCGCCCTGGCTGCCGCGGCGACGCGGGCCGGCCCGCGAGAAGGAGTGA